A stretch of the Oncorhynchus clarkii lewisi isolate Uvic-CL-2024 chromosome 9, UVic_Ocla_1.0, whole genome shotgun sequence genome encodes the following:
- the LOC139417075 gene encoding lecithin retinol acyltransferase-like: MFPLTLLGLLFITARTDDKTKKGKNQAATKEDAPSKYDSMFQRGDLLEVPRTLFTHFGIYLGGGRVAHLIPDILPVLSDDEEAIREMVTNNRLILGVIAKCASVRVDTVQDFAYGSEIIVNPMDKVCSRPPLKGEEVADRAEKLQGSTAYSLLWYNCEHYVMYCRYGTCMSFQTFQFCKTVKKFILSQRSAKVTAVLGPVLVLYLGVVSLYSALVIVLVPFIIWMAS, encoded by the exons ATGTTTCCTCTGACGCTCCTCGGCCTGCTGTTCATCACCGCACGAACAGACGACAAGACGAAGAAGGGGAAAAACCAGGCGGCGACCAAAGAGGACGCTCCATCAAAGTATGACTCCATGTTCCAGAGAGGAGACCTGCTGGAG GTACCTCGGACGTTGTTCACTCATTTTGGGATCTACCTGGGCGGCGGCAGGGTGGCTCACCTGATACCTGACATACTACCTGTGTTGTCAGATGATGAGGAGGCTATCAGAGAGATGGTCACCAATAACAGACTGATACTGGGGGTCATCGCtaag TGTGCCAGTGTGAGGGTGGACACTGTGCAGGACTTTGCCTACGGCTCAGAGATTATTGTGAACCCCATGGACAAG GTGTGCAGTCGCCCCCCACTGAAAGGAGAGGAAGTGGCAGACAGGGCAGAGAAGCTCCAGGGCTCCACGGCCTACAGCCTCCTGTGGTATAACTGTGAACACTACGTCATGTACTGTCGATACGGCACCTGCATGAGCTTCCAAACCTTCCAG ttctgTAAGACAGTGAAGAAGTTCATTCTGAGCCAGAGGAGTGCCAAGGTGACAGCGGTGTTAGGCCCAGTGCTAGTGCTCTATCTGGGGGTCGTGTCTCTCTACTCAGCCCTGGTCATTGTCCTGGTTCCCTTCATTATCTGGATGGCTTCCTAG